A segment of the Helicobacter sp. 'house sparrow 1' genome:
TAAATGAGATTTTAAATCAAGCACGGATTGAGGCAAAGCAAATGTTAGATAAGGCTTCAAATGATGCCAAGGTTGTTTGTGAAGCCAAAATAGCAAGATATAGATCTGAAAATCAAGCAAAACTTGAAGAGTTTCGTAACAAACTTCAAGCACAAAAGCAAGATTTAAAAAATTCTTTATTACAAGATAGGGCTATTTTTCAAGATGCCTTACAAACAAAACTACAAACAATCTAAGGAGTGGGGGAATGAAGATTATTATAAGTTTTTTTCTACTTT
Coding sequences within it:
- a CDS encoding F0F1 ATP synthase subunit B family protein, whose amino-acid sequence is MSVEAELSLRLMALVFVVFLATLYLLNIWLFKPMVLYMEKRDKSINDDVQEIRNSADEVELITKEINEILNQARIEAKQMLDKASNDAKVVCEAKIARYRSENQAKLEEFRNKLQAQKQDLKNSLLQDRAIFQDALQTKLQTI